A genomic region of Exiguobacterium sp. Helios contains the following coding sequences:
- a CDS encoding sensor histidine kinase: MKRDQFPLGVIALQVMTGFLTAVMTTLLFLSTRQVNWHVLFVRQQDFPVFLLVIGLSLLLPLAVGSIHYFFLRRDFKRVTTAIIELEQGKEVTIVNGPYFHTLTRLSRIGKRIDEQVETVQKISTRPQHIEQVRVQAITEERKRLARDLHDSVSQQLYAISMMTTAAKQTILTQPETAAKQIDLVETMAQTAQSEMRSLLLQLRPVELEGMTLQQGLTQLLEELSRKQSTELSWKLESIELPRPIENELFRIVQEGLTNALRHAKASHMDIELRQFNDTVILSMNDDGVGFIVDEKKLASYGINSMRERTAEMGGAIRLVSVPGQGTQIEVKLRKDRMVQV, translated from the coding sequence ATGAAACGTGATCAATTTCCGCTTGGTGTCATCGCACTCCAGGTCATGACCGGTTTTTTGACGGCTGTGATGACGACGTTATTATTTCTAAGTACACGCCAAGTCAATTGGCATGTACTTTTCGTCCGTCAACAGGACTTTCCTGTTTTTCTGCTCGTCATCGGTTTATCGCTTTTATTACCGTTAGCAGTTGGCAGTATCCACTATTTCTTTTTACGGCGCGATTTCAAGAGAGTCACAACGGCCATCATTGAACTGGAGCAAGGAAAAGAAGTGACAATTGTCAACGGTCCTTATTTCCACACGCTGACACGTCTGTCGCGGATCGGGAAACGGATTGATGAACAGGTCGAAACCGTTCAAAAAATCAGTACCCGTCCCCAACACATCGAACAAGTCCGTGTCCAGGCCATTACAGAAGAGCGAAAACGGCTGGCCCGTGATTTACACGACTCTGTTTCCCAGCAGCTGTATGCCATCTCGATGATGACGACAGCAGCGAAACAGACGATTCTGACGCAACCTGAAACAGCTGCCAAACAAATCGATTTGGTCGAAACAATGGCCCAGACGGCACAGTCAGAAATGCGTTCCCTGTTATTACAATTACGCCCGGTCGAACTCGAAGGCATGACCCTTCAGCAAGGCCTGACTCAATTGTTGGAAGAGTTATCAAGAAAGCAGTCCACCGAGCTGAGTTGGAAGCTTGAATCCATCGAATTACCCCGCCCGATTGAGAACGAATTGTTCCGGATTGTCCAAGAAGGACTGACCAATGCATTGCGCCATGCCAAAGCGTCACATATGGACATCGAACTTCGTCAATTCAATGATACAGTCATCTTAAGCATGAATGATGACGGCGTTGGTTTTATCGTCGATGAAAAAAAACTCGCTTCTTACGGCATCAATTCGATGCGGGAACGAACGGCTGAGATGGGTGGAGCGATTCGTCTCGTCAGTGTTCC
- the liaF gene encoding cell wall-active antibiotics response protein LiaF has product MRRLSTKQLVGYVSILFALGLFYDLMTGAGNVLFGVLFPFLLYYVGIHFRKRNHEKLAILFYIVGTIILAGVVLSSAAIGFVIAGILLYLGIILVTRHSVREFFFSKISPSLYEEEGIKIQPAYSFATQQELPYVLKDLSEQFIVRDLEIDLTHAYVPEGETLIVVSGVVGDVRILLPSGYDYTLDTSIGFGSVKTDVRRIPTFFNRRIQYRAPEYDEAVRKVRIHVMLGIGNVEVTSI; this is encoded by the coding sequence GTGCGACGATTAAGTACAAAACAACTAGTCGGCTACGTGTCGATCCTGTTTGCTCTCGGACTATTCTATGATTTGATGACAGGCGCGGGAAATGTATTATTCGGAGTGCTTTTCCCCTTCCTCCTGTATTATGTCGGGATTCATTTCCGAAAAAGAAATCATGAAAAACTGGCTATCCTGTTTTACATCGTTGGTACAATCATCTTAGCCGGTGTCGTCCTCAGTTCGGCAGCGATCGGATTCGTCATCGCCGGTATTCTGCTGTATCTCGGAATCATTCTCGTAACCCGTCACTCTGTCCGGGAATTTTTCTTCTCAAAAATTTCACCGAGCTTATATGAGGAGGAAGGCATTAAGATTCAACCGGCCTATTCTTTTGCGACACAACAGGAACTTCCCTACGTTTTAAAAGATTTGAGCGAACAATTCATCGTCCGTGATCTCGAAATCGACTTGACGCATGCTTATGTTCCGGAAGGCGAAACACTGATCGTCGTCAGTGGTGTCGTCGGTGATGTCCGAATCCTGTTACCGTCCGGTTACGATTACACGCTCGATACATCGATTGGTTTCGGGAGCGTCAAGACAGATGTCCGTCGTATTCCGACTTTCTTTAATCGCCGAATCCAGTACCGTGCCCCCGAATATGACGAGGCTGTCCGAAAAGTCCGGATTCATGTCATGCTTGGAATCGGGAACGTGGAGGTGACCTCGATATGA
- a CDS encoding PspA/IM30 family protein has protein sequence MKNVFDQLNEFANQMMTEVKKAADQGEAPAKKLVRHIRTTESDLKEIDRLLERQRTLLVELTQKQDEAKELADKRFTQVEIAKEAGEQELAERAAIESKHYGEQFRFFEELIVETKRELNQLEREALELKLKLEDLQNKRYEWMMRENVSNLKSKMNQVLEREPNATIKQEQHPFTTNEPETKEEEAPIAEDDIDARIADLERRFQK, from the coding sequence ATGAAAAACGTATTCGATCAATTAAATGAGTTTGCCAATCAAATGATGACAGAAGTAAAAAAAGCCGCCGATCAGGGAGAAGCACCTGCTAAAAAGCTGGTCCGCCACATCCGGACAACCGAATCGGACTTAAAAGAAATCGACCGTTTACTGGAACGTCAACGGACGTTGCTTGTTGAACTGACACAAAAACAGGATGAAGCGAAGGAACTCGCAGATAAACGTTTTACACAAGTTGAAATCGCCAAAGAAGCAGGCGAACAAGAACTTGCAGAACGGGCGGCCATCGAGTCGAAACATTACGGGGAACAGTTCCGCTTCTTTGAAGAACTGATTGTCGAAACGAAACGTGAGCTCAATCAGCTCGAACGGGAAGCACTGGAATTGAAACTGAAGCTGGAAGACTTACAAAACAAACGGTATGAATGGATGATGCGTGAAAACGTCTCGAATTTAAAATCGAAGATGAACCAGGTGCTAGAACGCGAACCAAATGCTACTATTAAACAAGAACAACATCCATTCACAACAAACGAACCTGAAACGAAAGAAGAGGAAGCGCCGATTGCAGAAGATGATATTGATGCGCGGATTGCCGATCTCGAACGTCGTTTCCAAAAATAA
- the rsgA gene encoding ribosome small subunit-dependent GTPase A, translated as MNEWGKVPAHEVGINEQLGRVTAVFQKQFRVMTADGETLSELSGKLRFEAMTKSELPAVGDWVIQSGREAGKGRIERVLPRSTQFSRKAAGTETEEQVICANVDIALLVMAFGHDFNVRRLERYLTVAWEAGVTPLIVLTKKSLVDSVDEFLSEMETVAFGTPYFAVDSLTGDGVTELRDALHPRETIVLVGSSGVGKSTLVNALAEEQLMETGGVREDDERGRHTTTHRELKRLSNGLLLVDTPGMRELGLWDGTEGLAATFSDIEELAESCRFRDCQHVEEPGCAVQAALADGKLSRERWDSFLKLKREVAYAERKQNTALQAAEKEKWKKIHKQAQARTKLKYQKR; from the coding sequence TTGAACGAATGGGGTAAAGTACCGGCACATGAAGTCGGTATAAATGAACAGTTAGGTCGTGTCACGGCAGTCTTTCAAAAACAGTTCCGTGTGATGACGGCTGACGGGGAAACATTAAGTGAGTTATCCGGAAAGTTGCGATTTGAAGCCATGACGAAATCCGAATTGCCGGCAGTCGGGGACTGGGTGATTCAGAGCGGACGGGAAGCCGGTAAGGGACGGATTGAACGTGTCTTGCCGCGAAGTACGCAATTTTCCAGAAAAGCAGCCGGAACGGAAACCGAGGAACAAGTTATTTGTGCGAATGTCGACATTGCATTGCTCGTCATGGCATTTGGACATGATTTTAACGTGCGTCGCCTGGAACGATATCTGACGGTCGCCTGGGAAGCCGGGGTCACACCACTTATCGTCTTGACGAAAAAAAGTTTAGTGGATTCGGTCGACGAGTTCCTGTCGGAGATGGAAACTGTCGCCTTTGGGACACCGTATTTCGCTGTGGATTCGTTGACGGGTGACGGGGTGACCGAATTAAGAGACGCGTTGCACCCACGGGAGACGATTGTCCTGGTCGGCTCATCCGGCGTCGGGAAATCGACACTCGTCAATGCGTTGGCAGAAGAACAGCTGATGGAAACGGGCGGTGTCCGGGAAGATGATGAACGGGGCCGGCATACGACGACACACCGGGAGTTAAAACGATTGTCGAACGGTCTGTTACTCGTCGATACACCGGGAATGCGGGAACTCGGATTATGGGACGGAACAGAAGGACTGGCAGCGACCTTCTCGGATATTGAGGAGCTGGCGGAATCCTGCCGTTTCCGGGACTGTCAGCACGTAGAAGAACCAGGCTGTGCTGTCCAAGCCGCTTTGGCAGATGGAAAGCTGTCGCGCGAACGGTGGGACAGTTTCCTGAAGCTGAAACGTGAAGTTGCTTATGCAGAACGAAAGCAAAATACAGCTCTTCAGGCAGCAGAAAAAGAGAAGTGGAAAAAGATTCACAAACAGGCCCAGGCACGGACGAAACTGAAGTATCAAAAACGATGA
- the abc-f gene encoding ribosomal protection-like ABC-F family protein, with the protein MPAEILSFHDVRFDLPQQTLFQHVSFSIRPGEHIALVGSNGVGKTTLFQLILKQLQPTEGNIFRGYTNVGHVAQHLTSSTPAIRLVEQADRVRYEAREAALHSSSLENYQAALDLDAFSLETDAARALKEVQLPEHVWTHPFDTLSGGEQTRIQLACLLVQQPDFILLDEPTNHLDSDTLDWLIHWMHQTPLTILYVSHERAFIDATAEAVLELTPSQATRYKGNYQAYCEQKEQERLTQEREYEKQEKTRKELKRMITQYQNWHQQAVAHASERNPYAKKKAAKQAKKFKAKEKQLEQVLDRRVAKPESPSSVHVAFEAASFAAKQLLALDAVSFSYDDRTLFQKLSFSIQQGDRIAVIGRNGSGKTTLLRLIRGELNPTEGTVTRHPALTVGYFSQALADLPTSGSLLDTLMQETTISETDARTLLACFLFRREQVYKPITEASMGERCRIAFLRLYFSGARLLILDEPTNYLDLTTREQIEAALDVFPGELLFVSHDRYFNDRLSNRTISLDPHEHATVHPVGTKQLREQQPSDIEVIQNDLKRLEDLTGTIDFDRD; encoded by the coding sequence ATGCCTGCAGAAATCTTATCTTTTCATGATGTACGCTTTGATCTTCCACAACAGACGTTGTTTCAACACGTGTCATTTTCCATCCGTCCCGGTGAGCATATTGCTTTGGTCGGTTCCAATGGTGTCGGTAAAACGACACTCTTCCAGCTGATTTTAAAACAGCTTCAGCCGACGGAAGGAAACATCTTCCGCGGCTATACGAACGTTGGACATGTCGCCCAACATCTCACTTCCAGTACACCGGCCATTCGGCTTGTTGAACAGGCTGACCGAGTACGTTACGAAGCAAGGGAAGCGGCTCTCCACTCATCGTCACTCGAAAACTACCAAGCTGCGCTCGATCTCGATGCTTTTTCACTTGAGACAGACGCCGCTCGGGCGTTAAAAGAAGTGCAATTGCCGGAACACGTCTGGACACACCCATTCGATACACTGAGCGGCGGCGAGCAGACACGCATTCAACTCGCCTGCCTGTTGGTCCAACAGCCGGATTTCATTCTGCTCGACGAACCGACCAATCACTTGGACTCGGATACGCTGGATTGGTTGATTCACTGGATGCATCAAACGCCGCTTACCATCCTGTATGTGTCACATGAGCGGGCTTTCATCGATGCGACAGCCGAGGCTGTCCTTGAACTGACTCCGAGTCAGGCAACGCGGTATAAAGGAAACTACCAAGCGTATTGTGAGCAAAAAGAACAGGAACGCCTGACGCAGGAACGCGAGTATGAAAAGCAGGAAAAAACGCGAAAGGAACTCAAACGGATGATTACCCAGTATCAAAATTGGCATCAGCAAGCTGTCGCTCACGCCAGTGAACGGAATCCTTACGCCAAGAAAAAAGCAGCAAAACAAGCTAAAAAATTTAAGGCGAAAGAAAAACAACTCGAGCAGGTGCTCGACCGCCGTGTCGCTAAACCGGAATCCCCGTCCTCCGTTCATGTAGCCTTTGAAGCGGCATCGTTTGCCGCCAAGCAGTTGCTTGCACTGGACGCCGTTTCCTTTTCGTACGATGACCGGACATTGTTTCAAAAACTGAGTTTTTCCATACAACAAGGCGACCGGATTGCCGTCATCGGTCGGAATGGTTCCGGCAAGACGACTTTGCTCCGGCTAATTCGAGGGGAGCTCAACCCGACGGAAGGAACGGTGACACGCCATCCTGCTCTGACAGTCGGTTACTTTTCGCAGGCACTTGCGGATTTACCCACTTCCGGCTCTCTGCTCGACACGTTGATGCAGGAAACGACGATTTCTGAGACCGATGCCCGGACGCTGCTCGCTTGTTTTCTGTTTCGCCGGGAACAGGTATATAAACCAATTACTGAAGCAAGCATGGGTGAACGGTGCCGGATTGCGTTCTTACGCCTTTACTTTTCCGGTGCCCGTCTGTTGATTCTCGATGAGCCGACCAACTACCTTGATTTGACGACCCGCGAACAAATCGAAGCCGCCCTCGATGTCTTTCCGGGTGAATTGTTGTTCGTATCACATGACCGTTACTTTAACGACCGTCTTTCGAACCGGACCATCTCGCTCGATCCACATGAACATGCGACCGTTCATCCGGTCGGGACAAAACAATTGCGCGAACAGCAGCCGAGTGACATTGAGGTCATTCAAAATGATTTGAAACGTCTTGAAGATTTGACGGGTACGATCGATTTTGACCGTGATTAA
- the pflA gene encoding pyruvate formate-lyase-activating protein → MTIGTIHSVESCGTVDGPGIRFIVFTQGCPLRCQYCHNADTWEFGCGRSVSATEIIEEAESYRSFFEATGGGITFSGGEPLAQPEFLEAALREAKQKGLHTVIDTAGSVVPKNIDRILDYTDLVLLDIKHIDDATCRILTGRSNANTLAFAKRLAERNIPVWIRHVLVPGLTMTETFLRQTGEFIRTLGNVERIEVLPYHQLGVYKWEALGLDYPLADVLPPNPEEAAAAQVLLDSYLSC, encoded by the coding sequence ATGACAATCGGAACGATTCATTCTGTTGAATCCTGCGGCACGGTCGACGGACCGGGTATTCGCTTCATCGTCTTCACGCAAGGCTGTCCTTTACGTTGCCAATACTGCCACAATGCGGATACGTGGGAATTCGGATGTGGTCGTTCCGTCTCGGCAACGGAAATCATTGAAGAAGCGGAAAGTTACCGATCATTTTTTGAAGCAACAGGCGGTGGTATCACATTTTCCGGCGGAGAACCCCTTGCCCAACCGGAATTTTTGGAAGCAGCACTTCGGGAAGCAAAACAAAAAGGCTTGCATACCGTCATCGATACAGCCGGTTCGGTCGTCCCTAAAAATATCGACCGGATTCTCGATTACACGGATCTCGTGTTACTCGACATTAAGCATATTGATGATGCGACCTGCCGGATTCTGACGGGGCGCAGTAATGCCAATACGCTTGCCTTTGCCAAACGGTTGGCAGAACGGAACATTCCCGTCTGGATCCGCCACGTTCTCGTGCCCGGTTTGACGATGACGGAGACGTTCCTGCGCCAGACCGGTGAATTCATCCGGACACTCGGTAATGTCGAACGGATCGAAGTACTTCCTTATCATCAGCTTGGCGTCTACAAATGGGAAGCGCTCGGTCTCGATTATCCATTAGCGGATGTTCTGCCGCCAAATCCAGAGGAAGCTGCTGCGGCTCAAGTATTGCTTGATTCTTACTTGTCTTGCTGA
- the pflB gene encoding formate C-acetyltransferase, translating to MLLEKTPAWQQFETGAWNNQIDVADFIRRNRTEYRGDDQFLAGPTVATETLWQQIMNLTSEERSRGGVYAVDASIPSTILSHGPGYLNRELEQIVGLQTDEPFKRSIHPNGGIRMVNDALEAYGFQADPLVTKTFSEYRKTHNQGVFDAYTPEMRAARKAGIITGLPDAYGRGRIIGDYRRVALYGTAFLIAGRKQDLKDRGGFLSESMIRDREEMNEQIRALQELTELGQRYDCDLSRPAETAQEAFQWVYLAYLAAIKEQNGAAMSLGRVSTFLDIYIERDLQSGRLTEQTAQELVDHFVMKLRIVKFLRTPDYNDLFSGDPTWVTESIGGMSEDGRSNVTKSSFRFLQTLVNLGPAPEPNLTVLWSTQLPRGFKEFCAKMSILSSSIQYENDDLMLPIYGDDYGIACCVSAMKIGKQMQFFGARANLAKALLYTLNGGMDEKLKIQVAPKTNLILDDVLDYETVMAAYDRQLDWLAELYVNTLNVIHFMHDKYSYERIEMALHDPEILRTMACGIAGLSVVADSLSAIRYAKVSPIRDADGIAVDFKIEGDFPKFGNNDERVDQMAVDLVKLFMEKIRKHPTYRDALPTQSVLTITSNVVYGKKTGNTPDGRRAGEPFAPGANPMHGRDTKGAVAALTSVGKLPYEHALDGISYTFSIVPKALGKDEPTRIRNTVGLLDGYMGGTTSKGHHLNVNVFDRETLLDAMEHPELYPQLTIRVSGYAVNFIKLTREQQIDVINRTFHGAL from the coding sequence ATGTTACTTGAAAAAACACCAGCATGGCAACAATTCGAAACAGGCGCATGGAACAATCAAATTGACGTAGCTGATTTCATCCGTCGAAACCGGACAGAATACCGGGGAGACGATCAGTTTCTTGCAGGACCAACCGTGGCTACGGAAACACTGTGGCAACAAATCATGAATTTAACAAGTGAAGAACGTTCACGTGGTGGCGTCTATGCCGTCGATGCTTCGATACCTTCAACGATTCTGTCACACGGTCCAGGATACCTCAACCGCGAACTCGAACAAATCGTCGGTCTGCAAACCGACGAACCATTTAAACGTTCCATTCATCCGAACGGCGGGATTCGAATGGTCAATGATGCTTTAGAAGCCTATGGTTTCCAAGCCGATCCCCTCGTAACAAAAACATTTAGTGAATATCGTAAAACACATAATCAAGGCGTGTTCGATGCTTATACGCCTGAAATGCGTGCTGCCCGTAAAGCGGGTATCATCACAGGTCTTCCGGATGCCTATGGACGCGGTCGGATTATCGGAGACTATCGCCGTGTTGCGCTGTACGGTACAGCCTTCTTGATTGCAGGACGGAAACAAGATTTAAAAGACCGCGGCGGCTTCTTATCCGAATCGATGATCCGGGACCGTGAAGAGATGAACGAACAAATTCGGGCGTTACAAGAACTGACCGAGCTCGGTCAACGTTATGACTGCGACTTATCCCGTCCGGCGGAAACCGCCCAAGAAGCGTTCCAATGGGTGTACCTTGCTTACCTCGCTGCAATCAAAGAACAAAATGGGGCTGCGATGTCACTCGGCCGCGTCTCGACGTTCCTTGATATCTATATCGAACGCGATTTACAGTCAGGACGTTTGACGGAACAGACTGCCCAGGAACTTGTCGATCATTTTGTCATGAAGCTGCGAATCGTCAAATTCCTCCGGACACCGGACTACAATGATTTATTCTCCGGTGATCCGACCTGGGTCACGGAATCAATCGGCGGGATGAGTGAGGACGGTCGCTCCAACGTGACAAAAAGTTCGTTCCGCTTCCTGCAGACACTTGTCAATCTCGGTCCGGCTCCAGAACCGAATCTGACGGTCCTCTGGTCCACACAACTACCGCGCGGCTTTAAAGAATTTTGTGCCAAGATGTCGATTCTCTCCAGTTCGATCCAGTATGAAAATGATGATCTAATGTTGCCGATTTATGGCGACGACTACGGCATCGCGTGCTGTGTTTCCGCCATGAAAATCGGGAAGCAAATGCAATTTTTCGGAGCACGGGCGAACTTAGCAAAAGCATTGCTCTATACGTTAAACGGCGGCATGGATGAAAAACTTAAAATTCAAGTTGCTCCAAAGACGAACTTGATTTTAGATGATGTCTTAGATTATGAAACGGTCATGGCTGCTTACGACCGTCAGCTTGACTGGTTGGCGGAACTCTATGTCAATACATTGAACGTCATTCACTTCATGCATGATAAATACAGTTACGAACGCATCGAAATGGCGTTGCACGATCCGGAAATCTTACGGACGATGGCTTGCGGTATCGCCGGACTCTCTGTCGTGGCCGACAGCCTGTCCGCCATTCGTTACGCTAAAGTCTCCCCGATTCGTGATGCTGACGGAATTGCGGTTGATTTTAAAATCGAAGGTGACTTCCCGAAATTCGGAAATAATGATGAACGGGTCGATCAGATGGCGGTTGATCTCGTCAAACTGTTTATGGAAAAAATCCGGAAACATCCGACGTACCGTGATGCTTTACCGACTCAATCCGTCTTGACGATTACTTCAAATGTCGTCTACGGCAAAAAAACCGGCAATACGCCGGACGGACGACGTGCTGGTGAACCATTCGCACCGGGAGCCAATCCAATGCATGGTCGGGATACGAAGGGTGCCGTCGCCGCATTGACTTCCGTCGGGAAATTACCGTATGAACATGCCCTTGACGGCATTTCCTACACGTTCTCCATCGTCCCGAAAGCACTGGGGAAAGATGAACCGACACGAATTCGAAATACAGTCGGACTGCTTGACGGCTACATGGGCGGAACTACTTCAAAAGGACATCACTTAAACGTCAATGTCTTCGACCGGGAGACATTACTCGATGCGATGGAACATCCGGAACTTTATCCCCAATTGACGATCCGTGTTTCCGGTTACGCCGTCAACTTCATCAAGTTGACCCGCGAACAGCAAATCGACGTCATCAACCGGACGTTCCACGGTGCACTTTAA
- a CDS encoding DEAD/DEAH box helicase, translating to MDFMKPFITEAWERARFEKMMPVQEQAIPLLRERKDVLVEAPTGTGKTLAYVIPALELIDENEPHIQVVITAPTRELVMQIHQVIQLFSQGSGIKSGAFIGGVELKRQHERLKKKPQIIVGTPGRLVELIDSKKMKMHKVKLIVLDEADQIYESGMSASATRIANSALRDRQLAFISATLPERTAEWGKTLFANEPARIKVERVMSTQVKFGYIEMSRRLKPEYLRRLANMQGAKVLTFINNRSFLGPLNGELSKFSLKYRILDAEKGKRERMETLRSYKRGEFPLLVTTGLAARGLDIEAVTHVVHYDLPESFDDFVHRSGRTGRGNASGMVLALVTDHDLKHLKTLTKQMGVEMEEMEIYRGEVIPKREHTEPETIKRPANPHRKGPTR from the coding sequence ATGGACTTTATGAAACCTTTTATTACAGAAGCATGGGAACGCGCCCGCTTCGAAAAAATGATGCCGGTTCAAGAACAGGCGATTCCATTATTACGCGAAAGAAAAGATGTTTTGGTCGAAGCACCGACCGGGACCGGGAAAACATTAGCATATGTCATTCCTGCATTAGAATTGATTGATGAAAATGAACCGCATATCCAAGTCGTGATTACAGCACCGACACGTGAACTGGTCATGCAGATCCATCAAGTTATTCAACTGTTTTCGCAAGGAAGCGGCATAAAATCAGGTGCCTTCATTGGTGGCGTCGAACTCAAACGCCAGCATGAACGATTGAAGAAAAAACCGCAAATCATCGTCGGAACCCCGGGACGACTCGTCGAACTGATTGATTCTAAAAAAATGAAGATGCATAAAGTAAAACTGATAGTTTTAGATGAAGCCGATCAAATTTATGAGAGCGGCATGAGCGCGTCGGCAACACGAATTGCCAACAGTGCACTGCGGGATCGTCAGCTGGCCTTTATCTCGGCGACATTGCCGGAACGAACAGCTGAATGGGGAAAAACATTATTTGCGAACGAGCCTGCACGGATTAAAGTAGAACGTGTCATGAGTACGCAAGTGAAATTCGGTTATATCGAAATGTCACGCCGTCTTAAACCGGAATACTTGCGTCGCCTGGCGAACATGCAGGGAGCGAAAGTATTGACGTTCATCAATAACCGCTCATTCCTTGGACCGTTAAACGGCGAACTCAGTAAATTCTCATTAAAATACCGCATTCTTGACGCTGAAAAAGGAAAACGGGAACGGATGGAGACACTCCGTTCGTATAAACGGGGCGAGTTCCCATTGCTCGTGACGACGGGCCTCGCAGCTCGTGGACTCGACATCGAGGCGGTTACCCATGTCGTCCATTATGATTTACCTGAGTCATTCGATGATTTCGTTCACCGTTCTGGACGGACAGGACGCGGGAATGCATCTGGTATGGTTCTTGCCCTTGTCACGGATCACGATTTGAAACACCTGAAGACCCTGACTAAGCAAATGGGTGTGGAAATGGAAGAGATGGAAATTTATCGTGGCGAAGTGATTCCGAAACGGGAACACACGGAACCCGAAACAATCAAACGACCGGCGAACCCACACCGGAAAGGACCGACACGATGA